TGGTATTCTCCATTGCCGTTTATACCCTTTCCGCGGATTACCGCCACGATGACTTTTACAACCGCCTGCAAAGCAAGGCCAGCAATACCGCCAAACTCCTGATAGAAGTGGAAGAGATCGATGCCAATCTGCTTCGGAAGATGGAGAAGGACAACCCCGTAAGCCTGCCCAAAGAAGAAATCCTTATCTACAATTACAGGAACGAGCTGGTGTATTCAAGCAATGAAAAAAGCCAGATCCATATTAACACCGAATTGCTTGATAAGATCAGGCTGGAAGAAGAAGTTCAGTTTACACAGGAGAAATATGAAGTGCTGGGATTTCTATACACCGGACAGTATGACCGGTTCGCCGTGATTGCTGCCGCTGAAGATATATACGGATTGCGAAAACTGGCCAATCTGCGCACCGTTATTTTCATTGCTTTCGGTGTAAGCGTGGTGATCGTTTTCTTTTTAGGATGGGTCTTTGCCGGCAGGGCCTTGCGACCGATCTCCAGGGTGATCAGGCAGGTGGAAAACATCACCATCACCAGTCTGAATTTAAGGGTCGACGAAGGAAACGGTCAGGATGAGATTGCGAAGGTGGCCAGAACATTCAACGAAATGCTGGACAGGCTGGAAGCGGCTTTTAAAATGCAGAAGAATTTCATTGCCAATGCGTCGCATGAATTGAGGACACCGCTCACTGCCATCACCGGTCAGCTGGAGGTTTTGCTAATGAAGGAACGTGATAATGAAACGTATCGCAAAACAGTCGAATCAGTTCTGGAAGATATCAAGGGACTGAATACCATCTCAAACCGCTTATTGCTTTTAGCGCAGGCGAGTACGGAGATTTCCCGTTCGGAGTTCAAGCCCATCCGCCTGGACGATATCATATGGCAGGTACGTTCTGAGTTAATAAAACGCAATCCCGGTTATCAGATCGATATTTCGCTGGACAGTGGTATGGACAATGACGACCGGCTTACCGTTTCAGGGGTGGAGAACCTGATAAAAACGGTGGTGATGAATTTGATTGAGAACGGCTGTAAGTACGGAGAAAGCGGGAAGGTAGAAGTACTGCTGGGTGAAAACAAAGGCATGATGGAGGTGCGTGTGATTGATAAGGGAATCGGAATTGAGGCCGCTGACATTGATAGGATATTCGAACCTTTCCATCGTGGAAAAAACGTCATGGGCATTTCGGGACATGGTATCGGTTTGTCACTGGTGGCACGTATTGTAGCACTTCACGGTGGGGAGATAAAAGTATATTCCAAGGTGGGCGAGGGTTCTACCTTTCTGTTGATGCTGCCTCTAGCATAAGGGTTGGATTCCAAATTCACTTTCTTCATCCTTTTTTAATCCTGCTTTCATCGGGCCTTCATTTGACCACATCATTTTTGTATAAATAACACACCAAATCATGAAAACAACAACAATCAGTTCGGACAAAAAAACCAGGGCTTTGGCTATCGGTGGAACCGTCCTCGTTTTCGGACTGTTATCAGGAGTCATCTACCTGCACGACAATAATTCCACACTGCAAGACTGGCTGGACGACGCACGCCTGAAACAAGAGTCGTTGTTATCTGCCAAGCTGGAGCAGGAGAAGAAGGCCAACTTTCTGGATGCATCTATGATCCATCTTAAAAAGAACTTCCAGAACCTGACGAGGGAAATGGAGTTGAATGAAAAGACGCTGGCTTCCAAACAGGCCGAGATCAATGCCCTGACCAAGGAAAATAAGTCGGTCAAAGCGCTGAAGGCAGAGGTGAAGAACCTGAAATCCAAAAGGGAAATGCTGGAGAAAGACCTGGCTGCGCTTGGAAACAGGTTGACCCTTGCGGAGGAGAACAACCGCAAAATGAACAATGACCTTGTGATTGCCGAAAACAAGAACAAGGAACTGAACGACCGTCTGATCATATACCAGTCGATCGCTGCGGGTAACTTCAGGGTCAATGCGACGAAGAACAATGAGGAAAAACTCACGGTTTCGTCAAAACGTGCCCGGAAGATCTCTGTGGGATTTGACTTGCCTGCGGATATGACGGATAACATAGATTTCCGGATCGTAACCCCTGAGGGCAAGGAGATCGGAAATAAAGCCCCCGGTCTGACCTACGAAGTACTGGATAATGAAGGAACCGCTTATGCAAGTACGGAAGCCGGTATGATCAATACGGTGGAAGGCTTCAGGAGGGTGGAGTTGTCATACGCTCCCAAAGCGCACCTGTCGAAAGGGGTCTACAGGATTGACATCATCAACCACGGAAAAGTTGTTGGAAGCTGCCAGCTGAAGTTAAGGTAACCCAAGGCGGTTTTTCATGGAAAGGAAGGGGCTCGTTCGCGATGGCGGGCTCCTTCTTTTTTTTAATATGATTCCCCAAAGTTTAGCATGACTGCACCAAATCACCCATCACCAAATCACCACATCACCACATCACCAAATAATTTTTAGTTTCTGGTTGGGGGACATTCGTTGTTGCGAATGACACAGGAGGGTTAATGGTTTAAAGTGTAAGGTTTAAGGTTTAAGGTTACCGTACGGCAAGCTCATTTTCAAACCAGCCTGCCCCGCAATGGCCCAAGCGTCGGCTGGCAGGCCAGCCTACTATCACAATGGCTGGCGCTTCGGCTGGCAGGTTTTCACATCGTCAAATTTTCAAATTTTCAAATCACCACATCACCACATCACCACATCACCGCATCACCACATCATCACACCAGCCTGCTATCACAATGGCTGGCGCTTCGGCTGGCAGGTCACCGCATCAACCAATCACCTTAATAATATTCACAGGACACACTTCCGCGGCCTTATGCAGTTTTTCGGCCTCGTCATCTCCGGTGGTAACCTGGTAAATATTTTTTTTGGCCGTGCTGCCGATAAGCACGCTTTTGCCATCGGTTCGTGAAACACGCCACCGCTGTTTGTCTACCTCCACACAAGCATTGCATCCGATGCACTTATGCCGGTAATGGATGACCTTAATCAACTGAGGGAACGAGCTTGTACAACTTGTCCGAGGGCCGGATCACTTCCGGCATGGGCATTGAGAATACCTCACCTCGTTTTACGGATGGCACGGAAGCTTCCGCCACCCTTAATTCTTTCACTTCGCCATAAACCACACCCGTGGTAGGTCCGGTGACCAGAATCTTGTCGCCAACACTCAGTTGCTGACTTTCGGCAATGAACTCGGCGGCTCCGACTTTCTTGAAGAATTTTCTTCCCTTTCCGATGTAAACCTTCTTCTCTGTGGCTTTGGAACCCGGATCTTTCGCCCATTCTCCGAGCTTACGCCCCATATAATAACCTTCCCAGAAACCGCGGTTGAAAACGGTTTCCAGATCCTTCATCCATTGTTCTACCTTATCGGGTGTATACGTGTCTTCATTGATGGCTTCCACAGCTTCACGGTAACAGCGGGTTGCTGTGAATACATAGTCGGCGGATCTGCCGCGTCCTTCGATCTTCAGCACGGAAACACCGGTGTTGACCAGCTGATCCAGGATGTCAATGGTGCAAAGGTCTTTTGCAGACATGATGTTCTCATTCTCCATCTGGAATTCAAAGCCATCATCCGCATCGGTGACGATGTAGCTCTTGCGGCAGTTCTGGAAACATGCACC
This sequence is a window from Flavobacteriales bacterium. Protein-coding genes within it:
- a CDS encoding HAMP domain-containing protein; amino-acid sequence: MQLRQRLTYLFVIIVALVLLVFSIAVYTLSADYRHDDFYNRLQSKASNTAKLLIEVEEIDANLLRKMEKDNPVSLPKEEILIYNYRNELVYSSNEKSQIHINTELLDKIRLEEEVQFTQEKYEVLGFLYTGQYDRFAVIAAAEDIYGLRKLANLRTVIFIAFGVSVVIVFFLGWVFAGRALRPISRVIRQVENITITSLNLRVDEGNGQDEIAKVARTFNEMLDRLEAAFKMQKNFIANASHELRTPLTAITGQLEVLLMKERDNETYRKTVESVLEDIKGLNTISNRLLLLAQASTEISRSEFKPIRLDDIIWQVRSELIKRNPGYQIDISLDSGMDNDDRLTVSGVENLIKTVVMNLIENGCKYGESGKVEVLLGENKGMMEVRVIDKGIGIEAADIDRIFEPFHRGKNVMGISGHGIGLSLVARIVALHGGEIKVYSKVGEGSTFLLMLPLA
- a CDS encoding ferredoxin; its protein translation is MIKVIHYRHKCIGCNACVEVDKQRWRVSRTDGKSVLIGSTAKKNIYQVTTGDDEAEKLHKAAEVCPVNIIKVIG
- a CDS encoding U32 family peptidase, with product MAPAGSFESLAAALKAGANSIYFGVEQLNMRTHSSANFTLEDLEEIAARCAETKAKAYLALNTIIYDHDIPFMKKVVDSALKAGINAVIASDLAVMQHAKEIGLPVHISTQANVTNVESVRFFSQWADVVVLSRELTFQQQAAIVKEIERKEIKGPSGKLVRTEVFVHGALCMAVSGKCYLSLHTHNASANRGACFQNCRKSYIVTDADDGFEFQMENENIMSAKDLCTIDILDQLVNTGVSVLKIEGRGRSADYVFTATRCYREAVEAINEDTYTPDKVEQWMKDLETVFNRGFWEGYYMGRKLGEWAKDPGSKATEKKVYIGKGRKFFKKVGAAEFIAESQQLSVGDKILVTGPTTGVVYGEVKELRVAEASVPSVKRGEVFSMPMPEVIRPSDKLYKLVPSVD